From one Streptomyces sp. Q6 genomic stretch:
- a CDS encoding NUDIX hydrolase, whose product MTTIKDTAEEWEVRATETPFVGNKTSVRTDDVVMPDGSVARRDYQVHPGSVAVVALDDQGRVLLLKQYRHPVHMKLWEIPAGLLDIPGENPLHAAQRELYEEAHVKAEDWRVLTDVYTTPGGCSEAVRIFLARDLSEAEGDRFAVEDEEADMEFARVPLAELVQGVLAGELHNNCLVVGVLSLSAALASGGVEQLRAAEAEWPARPFEV is encoded by the coding sequence ATGACGACGATCAAGGACACCGCCGAGGAGTGGGAGGTCCGGGCGACCGAGACCCCCTTCGTCGGGAACAAGACCTCGGTGCGCACGGACGATGTCGTCATGCCCGACGGATCGGTGGCGCGGCGCGACTACCAGGTCCACCCCGGCTCGGTCGCCGTCGTCGCGCTCGACGACCAGGGGCGGGTGCTGCTCCTCAAGCAGTACCGGCACCCCGTGCACATGAAGCTCTGGGAGATCCCGGCCGGGCTGCTGGACATCCCCGGCGAGAACCCGCTGCACGCGGCGCAGCGCGAGCTGTACGAGGAGGCGCACGTCAAGGCGGAGGACTGGCGGGTGCTGACCGACGTCTACACGACGCCGGGCGGCTGCTCCGAGGCCGTCCGCATCTTCCTCGCCCGGGACCTGTCCGAGGCCGAGGGCGACCGGTTCGCGGTGGAGGACGAGGAGGCGGACATGGAGTTCGCCCGGGTTCCGCTGGCGGAGCTGGTGCAGGGCGTGCTGGCCGGTGAGCTGCACAACAACTGCCTGGTCGTGGGCGTCCTCTCGCTGAGCGCCGCGCTGGCCTCCGGCGGGGTGGAGCAGTTGCGGGCGGCCGAGGCGGAGTGGCCTGCGCGGCCGTTCGAGGTCTAG